From a single Rutidosis leptorrhynchoides isolate AG116_Rl617_1_P2 chromosome 5, CSIRO_AGI_Rlap_v1, whole genome shotgun sequence genomic region:
- the LOC139848762 gene encoding uncharacterized protein, which translates to MANLKEADSPLSRRIVLSFLDFLNSAAHRFMLSSEIRESGEIRNAVINEEKGVYDVSSTVNDSVVNSKNPEASQTLNAAGMKEKGVDKDPEVVNSSSNKKKKKKNKSARRKNRSEKLLKNTDDSGGSSSQNSGNYPKFELDDYPLAREEDRDMMKMMNEYNRRNHAIIAEQGFEGVSDRQIGNLWEIVRSIGQMVGADSVRLSTTQHNN; encoded by the exons ATGGCGAATTTGAAGGAGGCTGATTCCCCTCTCTCTCGTCGCATCGTCCTCTCTTTTCTCGATTTTCTCAACTCTG CTGCTCATCGCTTCATGTTAAGTAGTGAAATTAGGGAAAGtggtgaaattagg AATGCTGTGATCAACGAAGAGAAGGGGGTTTATGATGTATCATCCACTGTTAATGATTCAGTGGTCAATTCCAAAAATCCCGAGGCCTCACAAACTTTG AATGCTGCTGGGATGAAAGAGAAGGGTGTTGATAAAG ACCCCGAGGTTGTTAATTCATCATccaataagaagaagaaaaagaaaaataaaagtgcTAGGAGAAAGAATCGGTCTGAGAAACTCTTGAAGAACACTGATGATAGTGGAGGCTCTTCTTCCCAAAATAGCGGGAATTATCCTAAGTTTGAACTTGATGATTATCCATTGGCA AGGGAGGAAGACCGAGACATGATGAAAATGATGAATGAGTATAATCGTCGCAATCATGCCATTATCG CTGAACAAGGATTCGAAGGTGTTTCAGATCGACAGATAGGGAACCTTTGGGAAATTGTGAGATCTATAGGTCAGATGGTTGGTGCTGATAGTGTTCGATTATCAACAACACAACACAACAATTGA